Proteins encoded within one genomic window of Nonomuraea gerenzanensis:
- a CDS encoding DeoR/GlpR family DNA-binding transcription regulator — protein sequence MLQRLRHAEIMRRVRSSGATSVRDLASQLGVSPSTIRRDLEVLDRDGTLRRVRGGALPTADADADRPFAEVASTDEHDKEAVAARAAGLVADGDVLLLDIGTTTMCLARRLRGRRVTVVTSSLAVLDVLRADPGVELLLLGGMLRRPYHSLVGVLTEAALGQVVADRVFLGASGVRPDGQLVDTTLAEVPLKRAMMAAAGQVVLLVDRHKFPGTGALRVCGPEEIDVIVTNDGADEATLRACAAAGAEVLLA from the coding sequence GTGCTCCAGCGCCTCCGGCATGCCGAGATCATGCGCCGCGTCCGCAGCTCAGGCGCCACGAGCGTGCGCGATCTCGCCAGTCAGCTGGGCGTGAGCCCGTCCACGATCCGCAGGGACCTGGAGGTGCTCGACCGCGACGGCACCCTGCGCCGGGTCAGGGGCGGCGCGCTGCCCACTGCCGACGCCGACGCCGACCGGCCGTTCGCCGAGGTGGCGAGCACGGACGAGCACGACAAGGAGGCGGTCGCCGCCCGCGCCGCAGGGCTCGTCGCCGACGGCGACGTGCTCCTGCTCGACATCGGCACCACCACGATGTGCCTGGCCCGGCGGCTGCGCGGGCGCCGCGTCACCGTGGTGACCTCCAGCCTCGCCGTCCTCGACGTGCTGCGCGCCGACCCCGGGGTCGAGCTGCTGCTGCTCGGCGGCATGCTGCGCCGGCCGTACCACTCGCTGGTGGGGGTGCTCACCGAGGCCGCGCTCGGCCAGGTGGTGGCCGACCGGGTGTTCCTGGGCGCCAGCGGGGTCCGCCCCGACGGGCAGCTCGTGGACACCACGCTGGCCGAGGTGCCGCTCAAGCGGGCCATGATGGCCGCGGCCGGGCAGGTCGTGCTGCTGGTCGACCGGCACAAGTTCCCGGGCACGGGCGCGCTGCGGGTGTGCGGTCCCGAGGAGATCGACGTGATCGTCACGAACGACGGCGCCGACGAGGCCACGCTGCGCGCCTGCGCGGCCGCGGGCGCCGAGGTCCTGCTGGCGTGA
- a CDS encoding carbohydrate ABC transporter permease: MAAPPGEPRRVAYLYLLPAFAVYAVFLLYPIGRAVQISLYDWDGLSLGTWAGLDNYLAIVADEGLRAAFAHALVLILFYAAGPLVIGLALAAILNHAKVRGLGFFRTVVFLPQVIAMVVVAVAWRRVYAPDGSLNTLLGALGLDSLTRGWLGDYTFALPAVGVVGTWFETGLVTVLLLAGMSRIPTSLYEAARLDGAGAVREFFAVTLPSVRAEIAVAVTLTVIAALRTFDLVYVTTRGGPGESTSVPSYEVYHRAFGLGEVGSAAAIGVTLTVVIFVISFGINRFADRRIS; encoded by the coding sequence ATGGCGGCACCCCCCGGTGAGCCCCGTCGCGTCGCCTACCTCTACCTGCTGCCCGCTTTCGCCGTCTACGCGGTGTTCCTGCTGTACCCGATCGGGCGCGCCGTGCAGATCTCCCTGTACGACTGGGACGGCCTGTCGCTGGGCACCTGGGCCGGGCTGGACAACTACCTGGCCATCGTCGCGGACGAGGGCCTGCGGGCGGCCTTCGCGCACGCCCTGGTCCTCATCCTGTTCTACGCCGCCGGGCCGCTGGTCATCGGGCTGGCGCTGGCCGCGATACTCAACCACGCCAAGGTGCGCGGGCTCGGCTTCTTCCGCACCGTCGTGTTCCTGCCGCAGGTGATCGCCATGGTCGTGGTGGCGGTCGCGTGGCGGCGCGTCTACGCCCCCGACGGCTCGCTCAACACGCTGCTCGGCGCGCTCGGGCTGGACTCGCTGACGCGCGGCTGGCTGGGCGACTACACCTTCGCGCTGCCGGCGGTGGGGGTGGTGGGCACGTGGTTCGAGACGGGGCTGGTGACGGTGCTGCTGCTGGCCGGGATGAGCCGCATCCCGACGTCGTTGTACGAGGCCGCGCGGCTCGACGGGGCCGGGGCGGTGCGGGAGTTCTTCGCGGTCACGCTGCCCTCGGTGCGGGCGGAGATCGCGGTGGCGGTGACGCTGACGGTGATCGCCGCGTTGCGCACGTTCGACCTGGTGTACGTCACCACGCGCGGGGGGCCGGGCGAGTCCACCTCGGTGCCGTCGTACGAGGTGTATCACCGGGCCTTCGGGCTCGGGGAGGTCGGGTCGGCGGCGGCCATCGGGGTCACGCTGACCGTGGTGATCTTCGTGATCTCGTTCGGGATCAACCGCTTCGCGGACAGGAGGATCTCGTGA
- a CDS encoding MarR family winged helix-turn-helix transcriptional regulator, with the protein MTATDDAPGAFELMVMMRALNVESDRFAERFAALHGLHRTDLNALVVILDAARAGTPLTPGGLGAALTLSPPATTALIDRLAHAGHVERRRSDTDRRKIEVTLNEQAAELARHFFAPLGRHLTAAIEAFTAEERRIIGRFLESGIKATAAARAEAAG; encoded by the coding sequence ATGACCGCGACCGATGACGCGCCCGGCGCGTTCGAGCTGATGGTGATGATGCGGGCGCTGAACGTGGAGAGCGACCGGTTCGCCGAGCGCTTCGCCGCCCTGCACGGGCTGCACCGTACGGACCTCAACGCCCTCGTCGTCATCCTCGACGCCGCCCGGGCCGGCACCCCGCTCACACCGGGCGGCCTCGGCGCGGCGCTCACCCTCAGCCCGCCCGCCACCACCGCGCTGATCGACCGGCTGGCGCACGCAGGGCACGTCGAGCGGCGGCGCAGCGACACCGACCGGCGCAAGATCGAGGTGACGCTGAACGAGCAGGCCGCCGAGCTGGCCCGCCACTTCTTCGCCCCGCTCGGGCGGCACCTGACGGCGGCGATCGAGGCGTTCACGGCCGAGGAGCGGCGGATCATCGGGCGTTTCCTGGAGAGCGGCATCAAGGCCACCGCGGCGGCCAGGGCGGAGGCGGCCGGATGA
- a CDS encoding type II toxin-antitoxin system PemK/MazF family toxin, with protein MRDLGEDPRPVRGAVREIHSLRAAVSLAYSPDLDGLADPGEIVWAWVPYEEDPSRGKDRPLLVVGRTGRRLLGMMLSSRGDDGPDWLELGAWGRDGKVSYVRLDRVFVLDEDDIRREGAVLDGERFARVAARLMKTYGWGAGR; from the coding sequence ATGCGCGATCTAGGAGAGGACCCCCGGCCGGTCCGGGGTGCGGTACGCGAGATCCACTCACTGCGGGCAGCCGTCTCCCTGGCCTACTCCCCCGACCTCGACGGCCTGGCCGACCCGGGGGAGATCGTCTGGGCCTGGGTGCCGTACGAGGAGGACCCGTCCCGCGGCAAGGACCGGCCGCTGCTGGTCGTCGGCCGGACGGGCCGCAGGCTGCTGGGCATGATGCTCTCCAGCAGGGGCGACGACGGGCCCGACTGGCTGGAGCTGGGGGCGTGGGGGCGGGACGGCAAGGTGTCGTACGTGCGGCTGGACCGGGTGTTCGTGCTGGACGAGGACGACATCAGGCGCGAGGGCGCGGTGCTCGACGGCGAGCGGTTCGCCCGGGTCGCGGCCCGGCTGATGAAGACGTACGGGTGGGGAGCGGGGAGGTGA
- a CDS encoding aminoglycoside phosphotransferase family protein → MIPETFARATVEREGAAGAAWLAELPGIVAELLERWGCVPDGEVLHGGVGVVIPVRRTAGHAGGDRAADRAADRAADRAADRAADRAGDRAGDRAGGEAVLKVSFPHPGNVHEPDAFAAWRGRGAVRLYERADDRYAMLLERARPDTLAETGDLDEMVTVAGRLSHRLAIPAPPGLPRLREQAGEWEEELRKDAAELPHAIPARVLDAAVATARELGPVQPDLLLHGDLHPRNILRAAREPWLAVDPKGHVGDPAYDGGTLLKSLALKLAEADDLGAAVHHVLGLFAEAAELDRERVRRWAQFHAVRAGFWGRRHGFRLARGGAGLDRLTALADHLAELLTRPAA, encoded by the coding sequence GTGATCCCCGAGACGTTCGCGCGCGCCACGGTCGAGCGGGAGGGCGCGGCCGGCGCGGCGTGGCTGGCGGAGCTGCCCGGGATCGTGGCGGAGCTGCTGGAGCGGTGGGGCTGCGTGCCCGACGGCGAGGTGCTGCACGGCGGCGTGGGCGTCGTGATCCCGGTGCGGCGGACAGCAGGTCACGCAGGCGGCGACCGCGCCGCCGACCGGGCCGCCGACCGGGCCGCCGACCGGGCCGCCGACCGGGCCGCCGATCGGGCCGGCGACCGGGCCGGCGACCGGGCCGGCGGAGAGGCCGTGCTGAAGGTGTCGTTCCCGCATCCCGGCAACGTGCACGAGCCGGACGCCTTCGCCGCGTGGCGCGGGCGCGGCGCCGTCAGGCTGTACGAGCGCGCCGACGACCGGTACGCCATGCTCCTGGAACGGGCACGGCCGGACACCCTGGCCGAGACCGGCGACCTGGACGAGATGGTGACGGTCGCGGGCCGGCTCAGCCACCGGCTGGCGATCCCCGCCCCGCCCGGCCTGCCGAGGCTGCGCGAGCAGGCCGGCGAGTGGGAGGAGGAGCTGCGCAAGGACGCCGCCGAGCTGCCGCACGCGATCCCCGCCCGCGTGCTGGACGCGGCCGTGGCGACCGCGCGCGAGCTCGGCCCCGTGCAGCCCGACCTGCTCCTCCACGGCGACCTGCACCCCAGGAACATCCTGCGCGCCGCCCGCGAGCCGTGGCTGGCCGTCGACCCCAAGGGCCACGTGGGCGACCCCGCCTACGACGGCGGCACGCTGCTCAAGTCGCTCGCGCTCAAGCTGGCCGAGGCGGACGACCTGGGCGCCGCCGTGCACCACGTGCTCGGCCTCTTCGCCGAAGCGGCCGAGCTGGACCGGGAGCGGGTGCGGCGGTGGGCCCAGTTCCACGCCGTGCGGGCCGGGTTCTGGGGACGCCGCCACGGGTTCCGCCTGGCGCGCGGCGGCGCCGGGCTGGACCGGCTCACCGCGCTGGCGGACCACCTGGCGGAGCTGCTGACGCGACCGGCCGCCTGA
- a CDS encoding SMI1/KNR4 family protein translates to MVTVNTDHADPGDLAALRAAFPDGGPPLGWEAVRAFEAAHGIVLPEPYRTFVAEICDGSHTGPPDFGLEPLAELPDDWGDGRPERVPAEPFPLTGPWVWEDDPRPDEEIEALLAPVFDAGSIVLGTDGCGMYWHLIVTGPHRGHVWNITGEGASPFGAEFGHTTAGPGFGGWVRHWAEGKPWYDA, encoded by the coding sequence ATGGTGACCGTGAACACCGACCACGCCGATCCCGGCGACCTCGCCGCCCTGCGGGCCGCCTTCCCCGACGGCGGCCCGCCCCTGGGCTGGGAGGCGGTCCGCGCCTTCGAGGCCGCGCACGGGATCGTCCTGCCCGAGCCGTACCGCACGTTCGTGGCCGAGATCTGCGACGGCTCGCACACCGGCCCGCCCGACTTCGGGCTGGAGCCGCTGGCCGAGCTGCCCGACGACTGGGGCGACGGCCGGCCCGAGCGGGTGCCGGCCGAGCCCTTCCCGCTGACGGGGCCGTGGGTCTGGGAGGACGACCCGCGCCCGGACGAGGAGATCGAGGCGCTGCTCGCGCCGGTCTTCGACGCCGGCTCGATCGTGCTGGGCACGGACGGCTGCGGCATGTACTGGCACCTGATCGTCACCGGCCCGCACCGCGGCCACGTCTGGAACATCACCGGCGAGGGCGCCTCGCCCTTCGGCGCCGAGTTCGGCCACACCACGGCCGGTCCGGGCTTCGGCGGCTGGGTGCGGCACTGGGCCGAGGGCAAGCCCTGGTACGACGCGTGA
- a CDS encoding acyl-CoA thioesterase domain-containing protein, with amino-acid sequence MTSAFFTRKRDEFVPAPHARGPWSPDMLHGRLLGGLAARALEERYAEPGLRFARLTVDLFRNSPMLPVTVETTLVRDGRRIRVADAVISTEQGVIARAAAVLLREGEQPDGERALVTPAWDEPPPAAPPARGDGWRPPFDLWWVTPFGEPGRAWMREQHPLVDEEPLTPFVRAALAADFASPMANAQRDGLRFINADYTLTLARLPEGELLGVESTGHVSADGVATGQVTMHDTAGPIGFCVVTALANPVIGGR; translated from the coding sequence GTGACGTCAGCGTTCTTCACGCGCAAAAGGGATGAGTTCGTCCCCGCGCCGCACGCCCGCGGTCCCTGGTCCCCCGACATGTTGCACGGCCGGTTGCTCGGCGGGCTGGCCGCCCGCGCCCTGGAGGAGCGGTACGCCGAGCCGGGCCTGCGCTTCGCCCGGCTGACCGTGGACCTGTTCCGCAACAGCCCGATGTTGCCGGTCACCGTGGAGACCACCCTGGTCAGGGACGGGCGCAGGATCCGGGTGGCCGACGCCGTGATCTCCACTGAGCAGGGCGTGATCGCGCGGGCCGCCGCCGTGCTGCTGCGCGAGGGCGAGCAGCCCGACGGCGAGCGGGCGCTCGTCACCCCCGCCTGGGACGAGCCGCCGCCCGCCGCGCCGCCGGCACGGGGCGACGGCTGGCGGCCGCCGTTCGACCTGTGGTGGGTGACGCCCTTCGGCGAGCCGGGGCGGGCCTGGATGCGCGAGCAGCACCCGCTGGTGGACGAGGAGCCGCTGACCCCGTTCGTACGGGCCGCGCTGGCCGCCGACTTCGCCAGCCCGATGGCCAACGCCCAGCGCGACGGGCTGCGGTTCATCAACGCCGACTACACGCTGACGCTGGCCAGGCTGCCCGAGGGCGAGCTGCTCGGGGTCGAGTCCACCGGGCACGTCAGCGCCGACGGTGTCGCCACAGGTCAGGTGACCATGCACGACACCGCCGGGCCCATCGGCTTCTGCGTGG
- a CDS encoding 6-phospho-beta-glucosidase has product MRLAVLGGGGFRVPLVYGALLRDTARPRVEEVVLYDVSPERLEAVSHVLRGLAAGHDDPPLVRTTTELDTALRDASFVFSAIRVGGLAGRTADERVALELGLVGQETTGPGGVAFGLRTVPVAVRVAERVAALAPGAWVINFTNPAGMITEAMRRVLGDRVIGICDSPIGLVRRAAAALGLDPARVAPDYVGLNHLGWLRGLAFEGRDVLPRLLADDALLGQVEEARLFGPGWVRVLGALPNEYLYYYYCTREAVAASMGRTRGEALLEQQARFYAAARARPGEAPAEWARARRERDTSYMAEARDVTGAGERSAADLEAGGYEGIALALMAAIARGEPSTMILNVRNGTAVPGLPEDAVVEVPCAVDGAGARPLATGALPGRFLGLAQQVKAVEQTAIEAALTGSSRLAVAAFALHPLVDSTTTAQRLLDGYRARVPELAAVFPD; this is encoded by the coding sequence ATGAGGCTGGCCGTTCTCGGCGGCGGGGGGTTCAGGGTCCCGCTGGTGTACGGGGCGCTGCTGCGCGACACCGCGAGACCTCGGGTGGAGGAGGTGGTGCTGTACGACGTGTCGCCCGAGCGGCTGGAGGCCGTCTCCCACGTGCTGCGCGGCCTGGCCGCGGGCCACGACGACCCGCCGCTCGTCCGCACCACGACCGAGCTCGACACCGCGCTGCGGGACGCGAGCTTCGTCTTCTCCGCCATCCGGGTGGGCGGCCTGGCGGGCCGCACCGCCGACGAGCGCGTGGCGCTGGAGCTGGGCCTGGTCGGGCAGGAGACGACCGGGCCTGGAGGCGTCGCGTTCGGGCTGCGCACGGTGCCGGTCGCGGTGCGCGTGGCGGAGCGGGTGGCCGCGCTCGCGCCGGGCGCGTGGGTCATCAACTTCACCAACCCCGCCGGCATGATCACCGAGGCGATGCGGCGGGTGCTCGGCGACCGCGTGATCGGCATCTGCGACTCGCCGATCGGGCTCGTGCGGCGGGCCGCGGCCGCGCTCGGGCTCGACCCCGCGCGCGTCGCGCCCGACTACGTGGGCCTCAATCACCTCGGCTGGCTGCGGGGCCTCGCCTTCGAGGGGCGCGACGTGCTGCCCCGGCTGCTCGCCGACGACGCCCTGCTCGGGCAGGTGGAGGAGGCGCGGCTGTTCGGGCCGGGCTGGGTGCGGGTGCTGGGGGCGCTGCCGAACGAGTACCTGTACTACTACTACTGCACGCGGGAGGCCGTGGCGGCGAGCATGGGGCGCACGCGGGGGGAGGCGTTGCTGGAGCAGCAGGCTCGCTTCTACGCCGCCGCCCGCGCCCGGCCCGGCGAGGCGCCGGCCGAGTGGGCGCGGGCGCGCAGGGAGCGGGACACCTCCTACATGGCCGAGGCGCGCGACGTCACGGGTGCGGGCGAGCGCTCGGCCGCCGACCTGGAGGCGGGCGGGTACGAGGGCATCGCGCTGGCCCTGATGGCCGCCATCGCCCGCGGCGAGCCCTCCACCATGATCCTCAACGTGCGCAACGGCACGGCGGTGCCCGGGCTGCCCGAGGACGCCGTCGTGGAGGTCCCCTGCGCGGTGGACGGCGCCGGCGCCCGCCCGCTGGCCACCGGGGCGCTGCCCGGCCGCTTCCTGGGGCTGGCGCAGCAGGTCAAGGCGGTGGAGCAGACGGCCATCGAGGCGGCGCTGACCGGGTCGTCGCGGCTGGCGGTGGCGGCGTTCGCGCTGCATCCGCTGGTCGACTCGACGACGACGGCGCAGCGGCTGCTCGACGGCTACCGGGCGCGCGTCCCTGAGCTGGCGGCCGTCTTCCCGGACTGA
- a CDS encoding carbohydrate kinase family protein codes for MSVQAYDPLAGERTPEGPQFDVFLAGTVFLDIIFTGLPAMPAAGTEIWAEGMGSCPGGIANLAIATSRLGLRTSLAAAFGDDDYGDFCWRTLEQQEAVDLSRSRRFEHWHSPVTVSMAVDRDRSMVTHGHPPPMPTAQMIGSPPRSRAVIVSLSAEEPLGETGSACNWAELARRAGSLVFADVGWDPSGVWSRSVLDQLDVCHAFMPNATEAMAYTGTETPRDALYAIADKVPLAVVTDGANGAMAIDSTTGEEAFVPAPRVTALDPTGAGDVFGAGIVLGTLCHWPLTDRLAFAGVCAALAVQQFGGSLAAPGWGDIADWWHEVRAAADHSGAYGSALARRYAFLDRLVPSVPVGAVRRAAATIARYADVGMVPPVPGKRAEQSVTHPADEE; via the coding sequence GTGTCTGTCCAGGCGTACGACCCTCTCGCCGGCGAGCGCACCCCGGAGGGTCCGCAGTTCGACGTCTTCCTGGCCGGGACTGTCTTCCTGGACATCATCTTCACCGGCCTGCCCGCGATGCCCGCCGCCGGCACGGAGATCTGGGCCGAGGGCATGGGCTCCTGCCCGGGCGGCATCGCCAACCTGGCCATCGCGACCAGCCGGCTGGGGCTGCGCACGTCCCTGGCGGCGGCGTTCGGCGACGACGACTACGGCGACTTCTGCTGGCGCACGCTGGAGCAGCAGGAGGCGGTGGACCTGTCCAGGTCCAGGCGGTTCGAGCACTGGCACTCGCCGGTGACGGTCTCCATGGCGGTCGACCGCGACCGCAGCATGGTCACGCACGGCCATCCCCCGCCCATGCCGACCGCGCAGATGATCGGCTCCCCGCCGCGCTCCCGCGCGGTGATCGTGAGCCTGTCGGCCGAGGAGCCGCTGGGCGAGACCGGCAGCGCGTGCAACTGGGCGGAGCTGGCGCGCCGCGCGGGCTCGCTGGTCTTCGCCGACGTGGGCTGGGACCCGTCGGGCGTCTGGTCGCGCTCGGTGCTCGACCAGCTCGACGTCTGCCACGCCTTCATGCCGAACGCGACCGAGGCGATGGCCTACACCGGCACGGAGACGCCGCGCGACGCGCTGTACGCGATCGCCGACAAGGTGCCGCTGGCCGTGGTGACCGACGGGGCCAACGGCGCGATGGCGATCGACTCGACGACGGGCGAGGAGGCGTTCGTGCCCGCGCCGCGGGTGACGGCGCTCGACCCCACGGGCGCGGGCGACGTGTTCGGCGCCGGCATCGTGCTCGGCACGCTGTGCCACTGGCCGCTGACCGACCGGCTGGCGTTCGCCGGGGTGTGCGCGGCGCTGGCGGTGCAGCAGTTCGGCGGCTCGCTGGCCGCGCCCGGGTGGGGCGACATCGCCGACTGGTGGCACGAGGTGCGGGCGGCCGCCGACCACAGCGGCGCCTACGGCAGCGCGCTGGCCCGCCGCTACGCCTTCCTCGACCGGCTGGTGCCGTCGGTCCCGGTCGGCGCCGTCCGCCGCGCCGCCGCCACCATCGCCCGGTACGCCGACGTCGGCATGGTGCCGCCCGTCCCCGGGAAGCGGGCCGAGCAGAGCGTGACCCACCCCGCCGACGAGGAGTAG
- a CDS encoding extracellular solute-binding protein yields MTSQQRQPRTTRTLPLTARNPARVLAALLAVSALAACAPGSSAPPPASPQATATAVRTDAAALGDVTLTVWDQEVRGGQAAQMEKLNSAFQAKYPNIKLNRVSRSFDDLNTTLRLALSGNEPPDVVEANNGRSAMGAFVKAGQLRPLDAYAEAYGWKERYPESVLRYSRYSADGKLFGEGNLYGLPQVGEVVGLFYNAAKLKELGVQPPKTWAEFESALGKAEAAGEIPLQFGNLDKWPAVHVFGTVQGRTVPPDQIGTLAFGRKGASWTTPENVKAAEQLVSWVDKGYFAKGFNGQGYDAAWQAFGKGQGVFLIAGTWLLADLQKSLGANLGFMLPPGATADAAPVATGGTGLPFAITAKSPHPDAAAAYIDFITDAEAMKVLTETGNLPVADTSAQTVTPGPQQDVFTAFGTVTSMDGLVPYLDYATPTFADTLGAALQDLLAKKAAPQEFLATLEKDYKTFAESN; encoded by the coding sequence TTGACCTCCCAGCAGCGACAGCCGCGTACCACCAGGACGCTCCCCCTGACCGCTCGCAACCCCGCCAGAGTGCTGGCCGCCCTGCTCGCCGTGAGCGCCCTGGCCGCGTGCGCGCCCGGCTCCTCGGCCCCTCCCCCGGCCTCCCCGCAGGCGACCGCCACGGCCGTCCGCACCGACGCCGCCGCGCTGGGCGACGTCACGCTGACCGTCTGGGACCAGGAGGTCCGCGGCGGCCAGGCCGCCCAGATGGAGAAGCTGAACTCCGCCTTCCAGGCCAAGTACCCCAACATCAAGCTGAACCGGGTCTCCCGCTCCTTCGACGACCTGAACACCACGCTGCGCCTGGCACTGAGCGGCAACGAGCCGCCCGACGTGGTGGAGGCCAACAACGGCCGCTCCGCCATGGGGGCGTTCGTCAAGGCGGGCCAGTTGCGCCCGCTGGACGCCTACGCCGAGGCGTACGGCTGGAAGGAGCGCTACCCGGAGTCGGTGCTGCGGTACTCGCGCTACAGCGCCGACGGCAAGCTCTTCGGCGAGGGCAACCTGTACGGCCTGCCGCAGGTCGGCGAGGTCGTCGGCCTCTTCTACAACGCCGCCAAGCTGAAGGAGCTGGGTGTGCAGCCGCCGAAGACGTGGGCCGAGTTCGAGTCGGCCCTCGGCAAGGCCGAGGCGGCGGGCGAGATCCCCCTGCAGTTCGGCAACCTCGACAAGTGGCCGGCCGTGCACGTGTTCGGCACCGTGCAGGGCCGCACCGTGCCGCCCGACCAGATCGGCACGCTCGCCTTCGGCCGCAAGGGCGCCTCCTGGACCACGCCGGAGAACGTCAAGGCCGCCGAGCAGCTCGTGAGCTGGGTCGACAAGGGCTACTTCGCCAAGGGCTTCAACGGCCAGGGGTACGACGCGGCCTGGCAGGCGTTCGGCAAGGGCCAGGGCGTCTTCCTGATCGCGGGCACCTGGCTGCTGGCCGACCTGCAGAAGTCCCTCGGCGCGAACCTCGGGTTCATGCTGCCGCCCGGCGCCACGGCGGACGCGGCGCCGGTCGCGACCGGGGGGACGGGCCTGCCGTTCGCCATCACGGCCAAGAGCCCGCACCCCGACGCGGCGGCGGCGTACATCGACTTCATCACCGACGCGGAGGCGATGAAGGTGCTCACCGAGACCGGCAACCTGCCGGTCGCCGACACCTCGGCGCAGACGGTGACGCCGGGGCCGCAACAGGACGTCTTCACCGCGTTCGGGACGGTGACGAGCATGGACGGGCTGGTCCCCTACCTCGACTACGCCACCCCCACCTTCGCCGACACCCTCGGCGCGGCCCTGCAGGACCTGCTCGCCAAGAAGGCGGCGCCGCAGGAGTTCCTCGCCACCCTGGAGAAGGACTACAAGACCTTCGCCGAGAGCAACTGA
- a CDS encoding SDR family oxidoreductase: protein MSTIVITGGTRGLGLGLARALVERGHQVMVCGTDPARVQASDVPARVADVTDRDGLQALWDGAVEAYGRVDVWINNAGVSHAREPAWRLPAGQARHVVDVNLVGVLNGCAVAVAGMAAQGGGHVWNMEGLGTDGRLVPGLGVYGATKRAVGYLTGALAKEVPDGVGVGLLSPGMVVTDLLTYGYSEEERRRSARVLSILADRVETVAPWLADRVVSRARNGARVRWLTPGRIAWRFATSRFARRDPFTP, encoded by the coding sequence ATGAGCACGATCGTGATCACGGGCGGCACGCGGGGCCTCGGGCTCGGCCTGGCGCGGGCGCTGGTCGAGCGGGGCCACCAGGTCATGGTGTGCGGGACCGACCCCGCGCGCGTGCAGGCGTCGGACGTGCCTGCCCGGGTCGCCGACGTGACGGATCGCGACGGGCTCCAGGCGTTGTGGGACGGCGCGGTGGAGGCGTACGGGCGGGTGGACGTGTGGATCAACAACGCCGGGGTCTCGCACGCGCGCGAGCCCGCCTGGCGGCTGCCCGCCGGCCAGGCCCGGCACGTCGTGGACGTCAACCTCGTCGGGGTGCTGAACGGCTGCGCGGTCGCCGTCGCCGGCATGGCGGCCCAGGGCGGCGGTCACGTGTGGAACATGGAGGGGCTCGGCACCGACGGGCGCCTCGTGCCCGGGCTCGGCGTGTACGGCGCCACGAAGCGGGCCGTCGGCTACCTGACCGGCGCGCTGGCCAAGGAGGTGCCCGACGGGGTGGGCGTGGGGCTGCTCAGCCCCGGGATGGTGGTCACCGACCTGCTCACGTACGGCTACTCGGAGGAGGAGCGGCGGCGGTCGGCGCGGGTGTTGTCGATCCTGGCCGACCGGGTCGAGACGGTGGCGCCGTGGCTGGCCGACCGCGTGGTGAGCCGGGCGCGCAACGGCGCCCGGGTGCGGTGGCTGACGCCCGGCAGGATCGCCTGGCGCTTCGCCACCTCCCGCTTCGCCCGCCGCGACCCCTTCACCCCCTGA